Proteins from a genomic interval of Sparus aurata chromosome 21, fSpaAur1.1, whole genome shotgun sequence:
- the LOC115572865 gene encoding tripartite motif-containing protein 16-like produces MAQQNNQMDRAKFCCSVCLDLLKDPVAIPCGHSYCMNCIQSYWDTEDEKKTHSCPQCRQSFTPRPVLVKNTMLADLVEELKKTGLQAAPADHCYAGPEDVACDVCTGRKLRAVKSCLVCMMSYCKKHLQLHHELFEKHKLVEPSKKLQENICSRHDEVMKIFCRTDQQIICILCSMDEHKGHDTVSAAAERTERQRELEGSRHNIQQRIQDREEDVKLLQQEVEAINGSADKAVEHSEKIFTQLIRLMEKRRSDVKQQVRSQQETEVSRVKELQEKLEQEITELKRKDAELKKLSHTEDHTQFLHNYPSLSALSESTHSSSINIRFFKYIEDVTAAVSEVKDKLQDVLRETRTNISLTVTQVDVLLSNSQPEPETRAGFLRCSCEITLDPNTAYTELLLSEGNRKVTRMSQSQSYSSHPDRFTYYCQVLSRESLTGHCYWEVEWRGKVYIAVAYKNISRADMVSFFGQNDISWSLHCYPNSYEFYHNNVQTPVSGPRSSRVGVYLDHSAGILSFYSVSETMTLLHRVQTTFTQPLYAGFYVYPDSTAEFSKLK; encoded by the coding sequence ATGGCGCAACAAAACAATCAGATGGACCGAGCAAAGTTCTGCTGTTccgtctgtttggatctactgaaggatccggtggctattccctgtggacacagctactgcatgaaCTGTATTCAAAGctactgggacacagaggatgagaagaaaacccacagctgccctcagtgtaggcagagcttcacaccgaggcctgtcctggtgaaaaacaccatgttagcagatttagtggaggagctgaagaagactggactccaagctgctcctgctgatcactgctatgctggacctgaagatgtggcctgtgatgtctgcactgggaggaaactgagagctgttAAGTCCTGTCTGGTCTGTATGATGTCTTACTGCAAGAAACATCTTCAGCTTCATCATGAATTAtttgaaaaacacaagctggtggagccgtctaaaaagctccaggagaacatctgctctcgtcatgatgaggtgatgaagattttctgtcgtactgatcagcagatcATCTGTATTTTGTGCTCcatggacgaacataaaggccacgacacagtgtcagctgcagcagagaggactgagaggcagagagagctggaggggagtcgacacaacatccagcagagaatccaggacagagaggaagatgtgaagctgcttcaacaggaggtggaggccatcaatggctctgctgataaagcagtggagcacagtgagaagatcttcacccagctgatccgtctcatggagaaaagacgctctgatgtgaagcagcaggtcagatcccagcaggaaactgaagtgagtcgagtcaaagagcttcaggagaagctggagcaggagatcactgagctgaagaggaaagacgctgagctgaagaagctctcacacacagaggatcacacccagtttctacacaactacccctcactgtcagcactcagtgagtctacccactcatccagcatcaatatCCGTTTTTTCAAGTAcattgaggatgtgacagcagctgtgtcagaggtcaaagacaaactacaggacgtcctgagagagacacggaccaacatctcactgacagtgactcaagtggatgttttactgtcaaactcACAACCAGAACCCGAGACCAGAGCTGGATTCTTAAGATGTtcatgtgaaatcacactggatccaaacacagcataCACAgagctgttattatctgaagggAACAGAAAAGTAACAAGAATGAGTCAATCacagtcttattctagtcacccagacagattcacttaCTATtgtcaggtcctgagtagagagagtctgactggacattgttactgggaggtggagtggagaggaaaaGTTTAcatagcagtcgcatacaagaacaTCAGCAGAGCAGATATGGTATctttttttggacaaaatgaCATATCTTGGTCATTACATTGTTACCCTAACAGTTATGAATTTTATCACAACAATGTccaaactcccgtctcaggtcctcggtcctccagagttggagtgtacctggatcacagtgcaggtattctgtccttctacagcgtctctgaaaccatgactctcctccacagagtccagaccacattcactcagc